The Brachyhypopomus gauderio isolate BG-103 chromosome 2, BGAUD_0.2, whole genome shotgun sequence genome contains a region encoding:
- the kcnk6 gene encoding potassium channel subfamily K member 6: MSTVFRSLCLLAILIFLYFTYLLLGALVFSAIERPVEENLKTELNSLKAELLNNLTCINATALENFLVRVLRANKYGVSVFHNTSTNSNWDLASSLFFANTLVTTVGYGHTTPLSDGGKAFSIVYALFGVPFTMLVLTACVQRLIQPLTCRPIKRWQQWTGWHPRTACSVHFLILVLIVVLLFFVVPAVVFSHIEGSWTFLEAFYFCFISLCTIGLGDFVPGERPDQQLRPLYKLSVMVYLFVGLTFMFLVLRSFHKLADVHGWTTFFHLPTCEDEGEDEEPIVEAQDREPCEQETAATKPLDPSSQVFYNSMSK, translated from the exons ATGTCCACTGTGTTTAGATCTTTATGTCTTCTCGCCATCCTGATATTTTTATACTTCACCTATCTTTTACTGGGAGCGCTGGTGTTCTCGGCTATCGAGCGACCTGTGGAGGAGAATCTGAAGACCGAGCTGAATTCTCTCAAAGCCGAACTTCTTAATAACCTGACCTGTATTAATGCCACagcactggaaaactttttagTAAGAGTTTTAAGAGCTAACAAATACGGAGTGTCCGTTTTTCACAATACATCTACCAATTCAAACTGGGATCTAGCGTCGTCTTTGTTCTTTGCCAATACTTTGGTAACGACCGTAG GCTATGGCCACACAACCCCTCTGTCGGATGGGGGGAAAGCCTTCTCCATCGTGTATGCTTTGTTTGGCGTCCCCTTCACCATGCTGGTGCTCACCGCGTGTGTGCAGCGCCTCATTCAGCCGCTGACTTGCAGGCCGATCAAGCGTTGGCAGCAGTGGACCGGGTGGCACCCGCGCACGGCCTGCTCCGTGCACTTCCTCATCCTGGTACTGATCGTGGTGCTGCTGTTCTTCGTGGTGCCAGCTGTGGTGTTCAGCCACATCGAGGGTTCATGGACCTTCCTGGAGGCATTCTACTTCTGCTTCATCTCCCTCTGCACCATCGGCTTGGGGGACTTTGTGCCAGGGGAGAGGCCTGACCAGCAGCTCCGACCCCTCTACAAGCTCTCCGTTATGG tATATCTGTTTGTGGGCTTGACTTTCATGTTCCTGGTTCTGCGCTCCTTTCATAAGCTGGCAGATGTACATGGCTGGACCACATTCTTCCACCTGCCCACCTGTGAGGATGAAGGTGAAGACGAGGAGCCCATAGTTGAAGCTCAGGACAGAGAACCGTGTGAACAGGAGACTGCTGCTACCAAGCCGTTGGATCCCAGCTCCCAGGTCTTCTATAACTCCATGAGCAAATAA
- the LOC143490270 gene encoding uncharacterized protein LOC143490270 isoform X1, producing MLQQNNNNNHPCLDTGHRETLHGRKHRTAPFSSALELGAIPLIKGLRAWAISGGYSRSRRKDAPQTPLPRERSWVSQVASGHRKTEAGVASFHTPGVRQGGLGALVTVATLKGSEGSRQTQTKCLFLKAEGCSYLCTVSNKAAGTRGVGQTAHVHLVNGKERRNKDDVGGFEFKPQVIPKWRKSSKVERPMDRSVAGDSKGSVVFSRLEQGRIDKRHYFTTHLNEQKEAFTGTSAITQCLRNKPRHGDRGIQPGLASQNDDKSDLHNSKLLVLPENSGSAKANSSVCEQCLGPKTCNCEGHTGQEMPSPYNNGQKATGTCVTDAGHTTKCKDANFVSSLPEFKELSSGFQVLMEVTNKSNVDEEVKRKFNFPYGESSVAPEYRNPSDSTEAKQQCNRKDTINEDCLTCYTGPTEKHEALDVASSTQQGANVGQCHKPVGAGEEQWCSQQPVEDVDAEPENFAKSPSRGTSFSKADTGVAATSLLNPAPTTSSNGAGTIATAPSAVSKQEEVGATVRNVELQPGSEQEMGLDGHMVAMKKRPVVMDQEEEDDFGVFMQAGEEQIWAEGFNKLQQVPCSKHDCVAEYMNPFDANEPVSWVSNWSGVQTSQQSTDSWTAFKQETREDEQKITAHWWSHKPVDTTHLTPSLRNVQRVFLEAFPCMQRSCGDSECIPTLKDLLWAPADMNRGRKPGNLKPWDGLQDLDRMIDLKYKGAESMSHTLVLQSLHFGIPNSEHMHRSKQTAARFSPNLPTSSQKFGSNTKRRLSYDINRNIVA from the exons ATgctacaacaaaacaacaacaataaccatCCCTGTCTGGACACGGGGCACAGAGAGACGCTTCATGGGCGTAAGCATAGAACTGCTCCATTCAGCAGTGCCCTGGAGCTGGGGGCCATCCCACTGATCAAAGGCCTGAGAGCATGGGCTATAAGTGGAGGATACTCCAGAAGCAGGAGAAAAGATGCCCCCCAGACACCCCTCCCTAGAGAGAGAAGTTGGGTTAGCCAAGTTGCAAGTGGCCATAGAAAAACGGAGGCCGGCGTAGCTTCGTTCCACACTCCTGGGGTCAGACAGGGAGGGCTTGGAGCTCTGGTGACAGTGGCCACACTAAAGGGCTCAGAGGGTAGCAGACAGACTCAGACAAAATGTCTTTTTCTCAAGGCTGAGGGATGTAGTTACCTCTGTACTGTGAGCAACAAGGCAGCTGGCACAAGAGGTGTGGGCCAGACAGCGCATGTACATTTGGTGAATGGAAAAGAGAGGAGAAATAAGGATGATGTGGGAGGTTTTGAGTTCAAACCCCAGGTTATCCCAAAGTGGAGAAAGTCAAGTAAAGTGGAAAGGCCTATGGACAGAAGCGTGGCAGGTGATAGTAAAGGGAGTGTTGTCTTCTCACGGTTAGAACAAGGACGGATAGATAAAAGGCACTacttcaccacacacctcaatGAGCAGAAAGAGGCTTTCACTGGAACATCAGCCATAACTCAGTGCCTGAGAAACAAACCCAGGCATGGAGATAGGGGTATACAGCCAGGTCTTGCAAGCCAGAATGATGACAAGTCTGACCTACACAACTCCAAGCTTTTGGTCCTGCCTGAAAACTCTGGATCTGCCAAAGCTAATTCCAGTGTTTGTGAGCAGTGCTTAGGCCCTAAAACTTGTAATTGTGAGGGTCATACGGGGCAGGAAATGCCTAGTCCTTACAACAATGGCCAAAAGGCCACAGGCACATGTGTAACTGATGCAGGTCACACTACAAAATGCAAGGATGCAAACTTTGTCAGTAGTCTGCCAGAATTCAAAGAGCTCAGCTCAGGATTTCAGGTGCTTATGGAGGTCACCAATAAGAGTAATGTGGATGAAGAGGTAAAGCGGAAATTTAACTTCCCCTATGGAGAGAGTAGTGTAGCTCCTGAATACAGGAACCCCTCAGACAGTACTGAAGCAAAGCAGCAGTGTAACAGGAAGGACACAATAAATGAAGACTGCCTGACCTGTTATACTGGGCCTACAGAGAAACATGAGGCCTTGGACGTGGCCAGCAGCACCCAGCAGGGGGCAAATGTGGGGCAGTGTCATAAACCTGTAGGAGCGGGGGAGGAGCAATGGTGCTCACAGCAGCCTGTGGAGGACGTAGATGCCGAACCTGAGAATTTTGCTAAATCTCCATCACGAGGCACCAGCTTTTCAAAAGCCGATACTGGTGTTGCTGCTACCTCCCTACTTAATCCTGCCCCCACCACCTCCTCAAATGGCGCTGGAACCATAGCAACAGCCCCCTCAGCTGTAAGCAAGCAGGAAGAGGTTGGAGCTACAGTTAGGAATGTGGAGCTCCAGCCTGGCTCGGAGCAGGAGATGGGCCTGGATGGGCACATGGTGGCCATGAAGAAGAGGCCTGTTGTGATGGATCAAGAAGAAGAGGATGATTTTGGAGTCTTCATGCAGGCAGGAGAAGAGCAGATCTGGGCTGAAGGGTTCAACAAGCTCCAACAAGTGCCTTGTAGCAAGCATGACTGTGTTG CAGAATATATGAATCCCTTTGATGCAAATGAACCTGTGTCCTGGGTATCTAATTGGTCTGGAGTCCAGACATCCCAGCAGTCAACTGATTCATGGACTGCCTTCAAGCAGGAAACTAGAGAGGATGAACAGAAGATCACTGCCCACTGGTGGTCCCATAAACCAGTGgataccacacacctcacaccatcTCTCCGTAATGTG CAGCGTGTGTTTTTAGAAGCCTTCCCCTGTATGCAGCGTTCCTGTGGAGATTCTGAGTGCATTCCAACACTGAAGGACCTGCTGTGGGCTCCAGCTGACATgaacagaggcagaaaacctGG GAACCTCAAGCCATGGGATGGACTTCAGGATCTGGACCGGATGATTGATCTGAAATATAAGGGAGCAGAGTCTATGTCCCATACATTAGTCCTTCAGTCACTACACTTTGGAATCCCCAACTCT GAACACATGCACAGGAGCAAGCAGACCGCTGCCAGGTTTTCTCCCAACCTGCCCACCTCCAGCCAGAAGTTCGGCAGTAATACTAAAAGAAGACTCTCTTATGACATCAACAGGAATATTGTGGCCTAG
- the LOC143490270 gene encoding uncharacterized protein LOC143490270 isoform X2 has translation MLQQNNNNNHPCLDTGHRETLHGRKHRTAPFSSALELGAIPLIKGLRAWAISGGYSRSRRKDAPQTPLPRERSWVSQVASGHRKTEAGVASFHTPGVRQGGLGALVTVATLKGSEGSRQTQTKCLFLKAEGCSYLCTVSNKAAGTRGVGQTAHVHLVNGKERRNKDDVGGFEFKPQVIPKWRKSSKVERPMDRSVAGDSKGSVVFSRLEQGRIDKRHYFTTHLNEQKEAFTGTSAITQCLRNKPRHGDRGIQPGLASQNDDKSDLHNSKLLVLPENSGSAKANSSVCEQCLGPKTCNCEGHTGQEMPSPYNNGQKATGTCVTDAGHTTKCKDANFVSSLPEFKELSSGFQVLMEVTNKSNVDEEVKRKFNFPYGESSVAPEYRNPSDSTEAKQQCNRKDTINEDCLTCYTGPTEKHEALDVASSTQQGANVGQCHKPVGAGEEQWCSQQPVEDVDAEPENFAKSPSRGTSFSKADTGVAATSLLNPAPTTSSNGAGTIATAPSAVSKQEEVGATVRNVELQPGSEQEMGLDGHMVAMKKRPVVMDQEEEDDFGVFMQAGEEQIWAEGFNKLQQVPCSKHDCVEYMNPFDANEPVSWVSNWSGVQTSQQSTDSWTAFKQETREDEQKITAHWWSHKPVDTTHLTPSLRNVQRVFLEAFPCMQRSCGDSECIPTLKDLLWAPADMNRGRKPGNLKPWDGLQDLDRMIDLKYKGAESMSHTLVLQSLHFGIPNSEHMHRSKQTAARFSPNLPTSSQKFGSNTKRRLSYDINRNIVA, from the exons ATgctacaacaaaacaacaacaataaccatCCCTGTCTGGACACGGGGCACAGAGAGACGCTTCATGGGCGTAAGCATAGAACTGCTCCATTCAGCAGTGCCCTGGAGCTGGGGGCCATCCCACTGATCAAAGGCCTGAGAGCATGGGCTATAAGTGGAGGATACTCCAGAAGCAGGAGAAAAGATGCCCCCCAGACACCCCTCCCTAGAGAGAGAAGTTGGGTTAGCCAAGTTGCAAGTGGCCATAGAAAAACGGAGGCCGGCGTAGCTTCGTTCCACACTCCTGGGGTCAGACAGGGAGGGCTTGGAGCTCTGGTGACAGTGGCCACACTAAAGGGCTCAGAGGGTAGCAGACAGACTCAGACAAAATGTCTTTTTCTCAAGGCTGAGGGATGTAGTTACCTCTGTACTGTGAGCAACAAGGCAGCTGGCACAAGAGGTGTGGGCCAGACAGCGCATGTACATTTGGTGAATGGAAAAGAGAGGAGAAATAAGGATGATGTGGGAGGTTTTGAGTTCAAACCCCAGGTTATCCCAAAGTGGAGAAAGTCAAGTAAAGTGGAAAGGCCTATGGACAGAAGCGTGGCAGGTGATAGTAAAGGGAGTGTTGTCTTCTCACGGTTAGAACAAGGACGGATAGATAAAAGGCACTacttcaccacacacctcaatGAGCAGAAAGAGGCTTTCACTGGAACATCAGCCATAACTCAGTGCCTGAGAAACAAACCCAGGCATGGAGATAGGGGTATACAGCCAGGTCTTGCAAGCCAGAATGATGACAAGTCTGACCTACACAACTCCAAGCTTTTGGTCCTGCCTGAAAACTCTGGATCTGCCAAAGCTAATTCCAGTGTTTGTGAGCAGTGCTTAGGCCCTAAAACTTGTAATTGTGAGGGTCATACGGGGCAGGAAATGCCTAGTCCTTACAACAATGGCCAAAAGGCCACAGGCACATGTGTAACTGATGCAGGTCACACTACAAAATGCAAGGATGCAAACTTTGTCAGTAGTCTGCCAGAATTCAAAGAGCTCAGCTCAGGATTTCAGGTGCTTATGGAGGTCACCAATAAGAGTAATGTGGATGAAGAGGTAAAGCGGAAATTTAACTTCCCCTATGGAGAGAGTAGTGTAGCTCCTGAATACAGGAACCCCTCAGACAGTACTGAAGCAAAGCAGCAGTGTAACAGGAAGGACACAATAAATGAAGACTGCCTGACCTGTTATACTGGGCCTACAGAGAAACATGAGGCCTTGGACGTGGCCAGCAGCACCCAGCAGGGGGCAAATGTGGGGCAGTGTCATAAACCTGTAGGAGCGGGGGAGGAGCAATGGTGCTCACAGCAGCCTGTGGAGGACGTAGATGCCGAACCTGAGAATTTTGCTAAATCTCCATCACGAGGCACCAGCTTTTCAAAAGCCGATACTGGTGTTGCTGCTACCTCCCTACTTAATCCTGCCCCCACCACCTCCTCAAATGGCGCTGGAACCATAGCAACAGCCCCCTCAGCTGTAAGCAAGCAGGAAGAGGTTGGAGCTACAGTTAGGAATGTGGAGCTCCAGCCTGGCTCGGAGCAGGAGATGGGCCTGGATGGGCACATGGTGGCCATGAAGAAGAGGCCTGTTGTGATGGATCAAGAAGAAGAGGATGATTTTGGAGTCTTCATGCAGGCAGGAGAAGAGCAGATCTGGGCTGAAGGGTTCAACAAGCTCCAACAAGTGCCTTGTAGCAAGCATGACTGTGTTG AATATATGAATCCCTTTGATGCAAATGAACCTGTGTCCTGGGTATCTAATTGGTCTGGAGTCCAGACATCCCAGCAGTCAACTGATTCATGGACTGCCTTCAAGCAGGAAACTAGAGAGGATGAACAGAAGATCACTGCCCACTGGTGGTCCCATAAACCAGTGgataccacacacctcacaccatcTCTCCGTAATGTG CAGCGTGTGTTTTTAGAAGCCTTCCCCTGTATGCAGCGTTCCTGTGGAGATTCTGAGTGCATTCCAACACTGAAGGACCTGCTGTGGGCTCCAGCTGACATgaacagaggcagaaaacctGG GAACCTCAAGCCATGGGATGGACTTCAGGATCTGGACCGGATGATTGATCTGAAATATAAGGGAGCAGAGTCTATGTCCCATACATTAGTCCTTCAGTCACTACACTTTGGAATCCCCAACTCT GAACACATGCACAGGAGCAAGCAGACCGCTGCCAGGTTTTCTCCCAACCTGCCCACCTCCAGCCAGAAGTTCGGCAGTAATACTAAAAGAAGACTCTCTTATGACATCAACAGGAATATTGTGGCCTAG